In Rhineura floridana isolate rRhiFlo1 chromosome 1, rRhiFlo1.hap2, whole genome shotgun sequence, the following proteins share a genomic window:
- the CEBPD gene encoding CCAAT/enhancer-binding protein delta encodes MSAATLDCLDSLSCYRSWSLEPANFYDAKVGEGGGGLSPSCKAGNMSNGVEESSVVSSAPGNGSRDLAELSAAAPAMYEDESAIDFSSYIDSMAAVPNLELCNDELFADLFNSNHKGCERGGSNSAYGDYLPPPQAQHASGGSALASLLHASVPPGPLRGAVKQEPDWGDEASGSGSLLPSQIATCAQTIVNLSGQPTPPTSPEPPGSASPSSYSSRSSASSSSGGKERAVKKCVDRFSPEYRQRRERNNIAVRKSRDKAKRRNQEMQQKVVELSAENDRLHKKCEQLTRDLASLRHFFKQLPSTSFLQAASATDCR; translated from the coding sequence ATGAGCGCCGCCACCCTGGACTGCCTGGACTCTCTGTCGTGCTACAGGAGCTGGTCCCTGGAGCCCGCCAACTTTTACGACGCCAAGGTGGGCGAAGGCGGCGGTGGGCTGAGTCCTTCGTGCAAAGCGGGTAACATGAGCAACGGCGTCGAGGAGTCCAGCGTGGTCTCCTCGGCCCCCGGCAACGGCAGCCGCGATCTGGCGGAGTTGAGCGCCGCCGCGCCGGCCATGTACGAGGACGAGAGCGCCATAGACTTCAGCTCCTACATTGACTCCATGGCGGCCGTGCCCAACTTGGAGCTGTGTAACGACGAGCTCTTCGCTGACCTCTTCAACAGCAACCATAAGGGCTGCGAGCGCGGCGGCAGCAACAGCGCCTACGGGGACTATCTACCGCCACCGCAGGCACAGCACGCGTCCGGAGGCAGCGCCTTGGCCAGCCTACTGCACGCCAGCGTCCCACCCGGCCCGCTCCGCGGCGCTGTCAAGCAGGAGCCCGACTGGGGCGACGAGGCGTCGGGCTCGGGCTCGCTGCTGCCCTCGCAGATCGCCACCTGCGCCCAGACTATCGTCAATCTAAGCGGGCAGCCCACGCCTCCAACCTCCCCGGAGCCGCCGGGCAGCGCCTCGCCGTCCAGCTACAGCAGCCGCTCTTCCGCCTCCTCGTCGTCGGGCGGCAAAGAGCGGGCGGTCAAGAAGTGCGTGGACAGGTTCAGCCCGGAGTACCGGCAGCGGCGAGAGCGCAACAACATCGCCGTGCGCAAGAGCCGCGACAAAGCCAAGCGCCGCAACCAGGAGATGCAGCAGAAGGTGGTGGAGCTGTCCGCCGAGAACGATAGGCTGCACAAGAAGTGCGAGCAGCTCACCAGGGACTTAGCCAGCCTCcgacacttcttcaagcagctgccCAGCACCTCTTTCCTGCAGGCCGCCTCGGCCACGGACTGCCGGTAA